One stretch of Desulfatibacillum aliphaticivorans DSM 15576 DNA includes these proteins:
- a CDS encoding glycosyltransferase family 2 protein produces the protein MVSIIVRTKNEEKWIASCLKAVFAQTYQDFEVIVVDNKSDDKTVEKAKAFAIKLVEIDRYLPGKAINRGVEASKGDIIVCLSGHCIPTNTSWLENLIKPFEEENVAGVYGRQEPMTFTTDWDKRDLLTVFGLDRKVQKKDSFFHNANSAVRRDLWEKYPFDEDATNIEDRIWAKQIISLGYFLVYEPAASVFHWHGIHQNRNPERCQNVVQILTSLENGEEQNQKSAPLDLHNLNIVALIPVKDDVPDCGGKSLLEYTVQRALQSQYINRVVVSADSEELAAKAREAGAQTPFIRPADLSLDHVDLSMVLQYSLQQLEDAGEIPDILVILEITYPFRRKDFIDKMIEKLVNEGLDSVIPVRAEYRTSWLKDNQDTRSIGEGFMPRVLKKSPLLINLMGLGCVTYPHFVRNGRKLGEKVGVVEVKNIYSPIEVRDEQSVEFASKLIGDWWEQNQ, from the coding sequence ATGGTTTCTATTATAGTCAGGACGAAAAACGAGGAAAAGTGGATCGCTTCCTGTTTGAAAGCGGTCTTCGCCCAGACCTATCAGGATTTTGAAGTCATCGTCGTGGATAACAAGAGCGACGATAAAACCGTGGAAAAGGCCAAGGCCTTTGCCATCAAGTTGGTGGAGATCGACCGCTACCTGCCGGGGAAGGCCATCAACCGGGGCGTGGAGGCCAGCAAGGGCGACATCATCGTATGCCTTTCCGGCCATTGCATCCCCACAAACACATCCTGGCTGGAAAACCTCATCAAGCCCTTTGAAGAGGAAAACGTGGCAGGCGTTTACGGCAGGCAGGAGCCCATGACCTTCACCACGGATTGGGACAAACGCGACCTTCTGACCGTGTTCGGCCTGGATCGCAAGGTGCAAAAAAAGGACTCCTTTTTCCACAACGCCAATAGCGCCGTCAGGCGGGATCTCTGGGAAAAATATCCCTTTGACGAGGACGCCACCAATATCGAAGACCGCATCTGGGCCAAGCAGATAATCTCCCTGGGTTACTTTCTGGTCTACGAGCCCGCCGCCAGCGTGTTCCATTGGCACGGCATCCACCAGAACAGAAACCCGGAGCGCTGCCAGAACGTGGTGCAAATTCTCACCTCCCTGGAAAACGGCGAGGAGCAAAATCAAAAAAGCGCACCCCTCGACCTGCATAATTTAAACATTGTGGCCCTCATTCCGGTCAAGGACGACGTGCCGGATTGCGGCGGCAAGTCGCTCTTGGAATACACGGTTCAAAGGGCCTTACAGTCGCAATACATAAACCGGGTAGTGGTTTCGGCGGACAGCGAGGAGCTTGCAGCCAAGGCTAGAGAGGCGGGCGCCCAGACTCCGTTCATCCGGCCTGCGGATTTGTCCCTGGATCACGTGGACCTGAGCATGGTCCTGCAGTATTCGCTCCAGCAATTGGAAGACGCCGGGGAGATTCCCGACATCCTGGTCATCCTGGAAATCACCTATCCCTTCCGCCGGAAAGACTTCATCGACAAGATGATCGAAAAGCTGGTGAACGAAGGCCTGGACAGCGTGATTCCGGTCCGGGCCGAATACCGCACTTCCTGGCTGAAAGATAACCAGGACACCCGGTCCATCGGAGAGGGCTTCATGCCCCGCGTCCTGAAAAAATCCCCCTTGCTCATCAACCTAATGGGCCTGGGGTGCGTCACCTATCCCCATTTCGTGCGCAACGGCAGAAAGCTGGGCGAAAAAGTGGGCGTGGTGGAAGTCAAAAATATATACAGCCCCATCGAAGTGCGGGACGAGCAGTCCGTGGAATTCGCCTCCAAGCTCATCGGCGACTGGTGGGAGCAAAATCAGTAA
- a CDS encoding sulfotransferase produces MQSDQRQWLFIAGPARSGTTLLASLLDGHPDALVWPFEWRYFAEFFNRIANDNQTAGSRPLLKEFTPILDRFVHDSFTTYYSSISTQGLVDHDAFSRALHENATGMLTGEGFLNAVFRGYEAGFTPEGQSPRYYALKCMTKGFDWRDKDLIERSKFIYLLRPAQTRYSSQRNKFIKKFHCGAVETQERCRRLFWEIKLAREVFEKYNGHPNFLFIELADIKAMPKEAMKKIADFLDMEFSDQLLAPTFLGKPFEGHFHDPKLNKGAILNTESKHTPLTSYEDLLVQRLASGEKNGPALLAAAARSLLMEIRKVYGPASLADHFRLAKIFLEYYRDALQYEKAVLSNMSFCENRVKFPHIVQFASDFNASDVPA; encoded by the coding sequence ATGCAATCCGATCAACGACAATGGCTGTTTATAGCCGGCCCCGCCCGCAGCGGCACCACTCTGCTGGCCTCTTTGTTGGACGGCCATCCCGACGCCCTGGTCTGGCCCTTTGAATGGCGCTATTTCGCCGAGTTTTTCAACCGGATCGCCAATGATAACCAGACGGCCGGAAGCCGGCCTTTGCTGAAGGAGTTCACGCCCATCCTGGACCGCTTCGTCCACGATTCGTTCACCACCTATTATTCCTCCATCTCCACCCAGGGGCTGGTGGATCACGACGCCTTTTCAAGGGCGCTGCATGAAAATGCGACGGGCATGCTCACCGGCGAGGGCTTTTTAAACGCCGTGTTCCGGGGTTACGAGGCCGGGTTTACACCCGAAGGCCAAAGCCCCAGATATTACGCCCTCAAGTGCATGACAAAAGGCTTTGACTGGCGCGACAAGGATTTGATCGAAAGATCCAAGTTCATCTATCTGCTGCGTCCGGCTCAAACCCGGTACAGCTCCCAGCGGAACAAGTTCATCAAAAAGTTCCATTGCGGCGCGGTGGAAACCCAGGAGCGTTGCCGCAGGCTGTTCTGGGAAATCAAGCTGGCTCGGGAAGTTTTTGAAAAATACAACGGCCACCCGAACTTTTTGTTCATCGAACTGGCCGACATCAAGGCTATGCCCAAAGAGGCCATGAAGAAAATCGCCGATTTTCTGGACATGGAGTTCTCTGACCAGTTGCTGGCGCCCACCTTTCTGGGCAAGCCCTTTGAAGGCCATTTTCACGATCCCAAGCTGAACAAAGGCGCCATCCTTAATACCGAGTCCAAGCACACGCCCCTGACCTCCTACGAGGACCTGTTGGTGCAGCGCCTGGCTTCGGGGGAGAAAAACGGCCCGGCCCTGCTGGCGGCCGCCGCGCGGTCTTTGCTGATGGAAATCCGCAAGGTATACGGCCCCGCCAGCCTTGCGGACCATTTCAGGCTGGCGAAAATCTTTCTGGAGTATTACCGGGACGCGCTTCAGTACGAAAAGGCGGTCCTATCCAATATGAGTTTTTGTGAAAACCGGGTTAAATTCCCGCACATTGTGCAGTTTGCGTCCGATTTCAATGCATCGGACGTTCCCGCATAA
- a CDS encoding B12-binding domain-containing radical SAM protein produces the protein MKVAICNPMNVSETKHSRKGMYVPLGILSIATLIKQELKDSVEIVVLDEDVTPIDPADLAAYDVVGFYATTFNYPTCVTYAKAAKKHGCTTILGGPHPSVLAENIAANQDCFDYIIRYEAEFPFLDLIKRLVENKNGAPVDIPNLVFRHEGGVFVNSQIKENTLQELPNPSREFIDFDLYIRNFREAYPDRPNMRQASIYSSKGCSWRDKTGGCIFCARLEKGVRFRPIKAIWEEIEDLYDNYGANCIWDISDDNLNNFAWFKEFVDSRPKKLDDLAFFVYSRVTGIKPEVLTYLKKLNVEEVFLGVESGDTEILKKCFKGQTPRISLNAATLLKEAGIKYFPSFILGLPGETEKSMQGTYNLVQQMADLGGLDRIGCTILKPTPGSRAFELLLENSEFGPELAKQDNIDLAELGKHWVDRMTEVDHAAALAWQAKINGLMKDFKVFGGK, from the coding sequence ATGAAAGTAGCCATTTGCAATCCTATGAACGTCAGCGAGACAAAACACTCCCGCAAGGGCATGTACGTCCCGCTGGGCATCCTTTCAATCGCCACCCTGATCAAGCAGGAACTGAAGGACAGCGTGGAAATCGTCGTCCTGGACGAGGATGTGACTCCCATCGACCCGGCCGATCTGGCCGCCTACGACGTGGTGGGCTTTTACGCGACTACGTTCAACTACCCCACGTGCGTCACTTACGCCAAAGCCGCAAAAAAGCACGGCTGCACCACCATTTTGGGCGGCCCCCATCCTTCGGTGCTTGCCGAAAACATCGCCGCAAACCAGGATTGCTTTGACTACATTATCCGGTACGAAGCCGAATTTCCCTTCCTGGATCTGATCAAGCGGCTGGTGGAAAACAAGAACGGCGCGCCCGTTGACATCCCCAACCTGGTTTTCAGGCATGAGGGCGGCGTTTTCGTAAACAGTCAAATCAAGGAGAACACCCTGCAGGAGCTCCCTAATCCGTCCCGGGAGTTCATTGACTTTGACCTGTATATCAGAAATTTCCGCGAAGCCTATCCGGACAGGCCCAACATGCGCCAGGCTTCCATATACTCCTCCAAGGGCTGCTCCTGGCGGGATAAAACCGGCGGCTGCATCTTTTGCGCCCGGCTGGAAAAAGGGGTGCGGTTTCGCCCCATCAAGGCCATCTGGGAGGAGATCGAGGATCTTTACGACAACTACGGCGCCAATTGCATATGGGATATCAGCGACGACAACCTGAACAACTTTGCGTGGTTCAAGGAGTTTGTGGACTCCCGGCCCAAAAAACTGGATGACCTGGCCTTTTTCGTCTACAGCCGGGTTACGGGCATCAAGCCGGAGGTGTTGACCTACCTGAAAAAGCTGAACGTGGAGGAAGTGTTCCTGGGCGTGGAATCCGGAGACACGGAAATCCTGAAAAAATGCTTCAAAGGCCAGACTCCCAGGATTTCCCTGAACGCCGCCACCCTTCTTAAGGAAGCGGGCATCAAGTATTTCCCCAGCTTTATCCTGGGCCTGCCCGGCGAGACGGAAAAAAGCATGCAAGGGACTTACAACCTGGTTCAGCAAATGGCCGATCTGGGCGGGCTGGACCGCATCGGATGCACCATCCTCAAGCCCACGCCGGGGTCCCGCGCCTTTGAATTGCTTTTGGAAAATTCGGAGTTCGGACCCGAACTGGCCAAACAGGATAACATCGATTTGGCCGAACTGGGCAAGCATTGGGTGGACAGAATGACGGAGGTCGATCACGCCGCCGCCCTGGCCTGGCAGGCGAAAATCAACGGCCTCATGAAGGATTTCAAGGTGTTTGGAGGAAAGTAG
- a CDS encoding cytidylyltransferase domain-containing protein, with amino-acid sequence MRPRILALIPARGGSKGVPRKNIRLLGGAPLIAHVHQAASKSKYIDKLILSTDDEEIAKVGQSLGMDVPFVRPGELAREFSLLPGVSKHAMMFFDDLGDRYEGILSLQPTCPFLSTESIDKAVETWLEHGCDSVTSVSEITKGHPYIAKRVKEDLSLENFSPIPEGAITSPRQKREKAFFLTGGLYMRHRRLLDAPELTGHCLGADSRAVVVSELEAVDINTEIDFKFAELLMSLQAEEA; translated from the coding sequence ACATCCGGCTTTTAGGCGGCGCTCCATTAATTGCGCACGTGCATCAGGCGGCAAGCAAGTCCAAGTATATTGATAAGCTGATCTTGTCCACGGATGATGAGGAAATCGCCAAAGTGGGGCAGTCGCTGGGCATGGATGTTCCCTTTGTGCGTCCCGGCGAACTGGCCAGGGAATTCTCCCTGCTGCCCGGCGTTTCCAAACACGCCATGATGTTTTTCGACGATTTGGGCGATCGGTACGAGGGCATACTCTCCCTCCAGCCCACATGCCCTTTCCTGTCCACCGAGTCCATCGACAAGGCCGTGGAAACCTGGCTGGAGCACGGATGCGACAGCGTGACCTCGGTCTCGGAAATCACCAAGGGGCATCCCTACATCGCCAAACGGGTGAAAGAGGACTTGTCCCTGGAAAATTTCAGCCCCATCCCCGAAGGCGCCATCACCAGCCCCCGTCAAAAGCGGGAAAAGGCCTTTTTTCTCACCGGCGGCCTGTACATGCGCCATCGCCGCCTGCTGGACGCCCCCGAGTTAACGGGCCATTGCCTGGGCGCCGACTCCAGGGCCGTGGTTGTCAGCGAACTGGAAGCCGTGGATATCAACACGGAAATCGATTTTAAATTTGCAGAACTTTTAATGAGCCTGCAAGCAGAGGAAGCATGA